CGCCGGCGGCGAAGATGAACCCCTCCGGCCAGGCCGCGATCAACGCGGGCAGAGCGTATTGGGGCGACAACGCATGGCCTGTGACGTGGCGGCAGCCGGCGCCGGAGGGCGCCTTCATCGAGCTGACGGCGGTGGCGACAAGCGGCAAACGCGAGGTTGTCATCCAGGATCTGAAGCAAGGCGCCACGTCGGCGCAGGTCAAGTGCTTTCTGGCTGCCGAGGGCGCGTTCGACATCAGTGCCAGGCTCCTGGTCAACAGCGTGACGGAGCCGGTGTTCGCGGCCACCGCCACGGTGCGGCTGGAAGCGCCGGAGTTCTGTGATGATGCGGGGGTGGAGAAGGCGGTGAATGGAGCGGTGGCGGCGGGGAGGGCGGCCGGCGCCGAGTCCATCAGCCTAGGGGCCGACCTGCTGGTGCTTCGGGCGCAGGAGCGATCGGTCAAGGAGATGAAGCAGGCCGGCGCTGCGAACACCGAGATCGCGACCGCCGCCGGCGCGCTGCGCCAGCGGGCGCGAGAGCTGCTCGAGCTGGCGACGGTGCTGGGCGGTCTATGGTCCGGGGGGGATACGGGCGCCTTCGTGGTGTGGCAGGATCGCAACCCGTGGGATGCGTTTGACCCGCGGGCCATCCCCGAAGATCTCCAGACCTGGCCGGTGGTGAAACACCAGTACGCCGCCGGCGTGGACGAGACGCTGCCATCGGAGCGGCCGGTGAAGGTCACCGCGTACGGCAACGAGTTCGAGAACGTCGCGCTCAACCTCTTGAACACGACGGCGAAGACCCTCCGCGTCAGATGCACCTTTCAACGACCCGCGCGCGCAGGAGGCTCGAGGCCCAAGCCATCCCCGGAGCTGGCCAAGCACGCGACCTTGCAGCAGTTGTTGCCGGTCGCCGGCGCAGCATTTAGCGACATAGTATATGACGTGCTGCCGGACCTCGACCGCTCGGGGGTGATCGAGCTGGTTCCAGGCGAGGTCGCTCAGTTGTGGCTGACGGTGAAGACCCACGGGCTGGAGCCGGGGCCCCACCGGCTCACCCTGTACCTGGGGACGATGGCGCAGAAGGATAATTTCACCTTCCGCGAGGTGCCCATCGAGATCCAGGTGTGGCCGGTGAGCCTGCCGACGGACAAGTACCAGTTGATGAACTGGGCGAGCCTGGACGCGGCCTCGGACCAGGCCTTGCAGAACATGATTGACCACGGGATGTCGGTGATCTACGGCTCGTCACTGCCCGGCGTGCCGGTTGATGAGCGGGGGAACCTCGCCGGCGAGGTTGACTGGACGAGGTTCGACCGGCAGATGGCGCGCGTTCCCAAGTACTGGCAGTTCCTGTGGGGATCGTATCCGACCCCCATCTTCCCCAAGGGCATCAATGCGCCCGCCGAGAGCGAGCTCTACTTCAACGGCGTCAAGACCGCGATCGGGGAGATGGTGAAGCATCTGCAGTCAATTGGCATCGGGTACGACCGCTGGGCCTTCTACCCCGTTGACGAGCCGTGGATCGTGGGCTTCACCAACATTCCGCCATTGCGCCAGTTCTGCACGCTGACCAAGCGCGCCGACCCCAATGTGCGCAACTATGCTGATCCGGCGAACCTGGTGCGCATTGAGTATATAGAGGAGTTCAAGGACCTCATTGACGTCTGGCAGCCGCAGGTTGACGTCCTGAAACGTGACCCGGAGCTGGTGAAATGGTTTCGGGAGAACGCAAAGGCGTTTTGGTTCTATGAAGCCGCCGGAGAAGCGAAAGACCTGCTGCCCCTGGGTCATTACCGAATACGTCCGTGGCTTGCGTGGCGCTTCGGGGCGACGGGGTCCGGGTTCTGGGTCTATAAGGACCTCGATATGTGGTGGGCGCTGGACAGCGAGGGCTAC
The DNA window shown above is from Armatimonadota bacterium and carries:
- a CDS encoding VCBS repeat-containing protein, which codes for APYGRSGPNLADLDGDGKAEVLITRSNVNRYPCLIAIDRNGRFMWRTQDLSHGYVSNATVDLDGDGKLEIFHADKAGNVYCENHDGTRRWMATFEGHGIFWAPAVADLDGDGQLEVVTGQRMSGASAAGLQVISSDGSVRPAPGVTGGANASPAVGDLDGDGKLELVASMQSPDRLVCLTWGGGGRVGWPSLRGNSAMTGADPSVAPGSPAPAAKMNPSGQAAINAGRAYWGDNAWPVTWRQPAPEGAFIELTAVATSGKREVVIQDLKQGATSAQVKCFLAAEGAFDISARLLVNSVTEPVFAATATVRLEAPEFCDDAGVEKAVNGAVAAGRAAGAESISLGADLLVLRAQERSVKEMKQAGAANTEIATAAGALRQRARELLELATVLGGLWSGGDTGAFVVWQDRNPWDAFDPRAIPEDLQTWPVVKHQYAAGVDETLPSERPVKVTAYGNEFENVALNLLNTTAKTLRVRCTFQRPARAGGSRPKPSPELAKHATLQQLLPVAGAAFSDIVYDVLPDLDRSGVIELVPGEVAQLWLTVKTHGLEPGPHRLTLYLGTMAQKDNFTFREVPIEIQVWPVSLPTDKYQLMNWASLDAASDQALQNMIDHGMSVIYGSSLPGVPVDERGNLAGEVDWTRFDRQMARVPKYWQFLWGSYPTPIFPKGINAPAESELYFNGVKTAIGEMVKHLQSIGIGYDRWAFYPVDEPWIVGFTNIPPLRQFCTLTKRADPNVRNYADPANLVRIEYIEEFKDLIDVWQPQVDVLKRDPELVKWFRENAKAFWFYEAAGEAKDLLPLGHYRIRPWLAWRFGATGSGFWVYKDLDMWWALDSEGYGAVYQTDKDVVTSRRWEAVRDGVEDWRALYVLREEIEKARASGRTAEADAAQALSDEAVEAIVGYSLKYIDEITRWTRDYEVDFNLFTDYRARIAEQIIRLRRQ